A genomic segment from Luteolibacter ambystomatis encodes:
- the atpC gene encoding ATP synthase F1 subunit epsilon, with the protein MALHLEVVTPEKKVFSDTVENVYLPGEDGELGILEHHAALVTGLKPGELRYQKAGQTVHLAIGSGFAEVTDQKVVVLTDNALGEAEIDEAKAEAAIHRAEEALKSLDHADDAEEVAHLQGVIAKNLAQLRLKRRNHS; encoded by the coding sequence ATGGCCCTCCATCTCGAAGTCGTCACTCCGGAAAAGAAGGTGTTCTCGGACACCGTCGAGAACGTCTACCTTCCCGGTGAAGATGGCGAACTGGGCATCCTCGAACATCACGCCGCTCTCGTGACCGGCCTGAAGCCCGGCGAACTGCGCTATCAGAAGGCTGGCCAGACCGTCCACCTCGCCATCGGTTCCGGCTTCGCCGAAGTCACCGACCAGAAGGTCGTTGTCCTCACCGACAACGCCTTGGGTGAAGCCGAGATCGACGAAGCGAAGGCCGAAGCCGCCATCCATCGCGCTGAAGAGGCCCTCAAGTCCCTCGACCACGCGGATGATGCCGAGGAAGTCGCCCACCTCCAGGGCGTCATCGCGAAGAACCTCGCGCAGCTCCGCCTCAAGCGCCGCAACCATTCCTGA
- the atpD gene encoding F0F1 ATP synthase subunit beta — translation MSNQGTIVQVIGAVIDADFSKAAKLPEIYNALEVTYPLNGVETKLVLEVQQHLGDGWVRAVSMSTSDGLKRGMTLVDTGKAIAVPVGKQVLGRIFNVTGDLVDENVGLANPEQRSPIHRAAPSLTEQSANTEILPTGIKVIDLICPLLKGGKGGMFGGAGVGKTVVIMELINNIAKAHGGFSVFAGVGERTREGNDLYWEMIESGVIATEKDESGHIKLDDKGNPVLTEGSKVALCYGQMNEPPGARLRVALSALTMAEHFRDQDNQDVLLFVDNIFRFSQAGSEVSALLGRTPSAVGYQPTLSEEMASLQERITSTNKGSITSIQAVYVPADDLTDPAPANTFAHLDATVVLERSLAEQALFPAVDPLASTSKALAPEVVGAEHYRVARGVQQILQRYKDLQDIIAILGMDELSDADKLTVFRARKIQRFLTQPFHVAEIFTNVPGALVSLEDTVRGFAEIIDGKWDDVPEGNFYMKAGIDTVSRD, via the coding sequence ATGTCCAACCAAGGAACCATCGTCCAGGTCATCGGCGCCGTCATCGACGCCGATTTCTCGAAGGCCGCCAAGCTGCCGGAGATCTACAACGCGCTTGAAGTCACCTATCCGCTCAACGGCGTGGAGACCAAGCTCGTGCTCGAAGTCCAGCAGCACCTCGGTGACGGCTGGGTCCGCGCCGTGTCCATGTCCACCTCGGACGGTCTCAAGCGTGGCATGACCCTGGTTGATACCGGCAAGGCGATCGCCGTGCCCGTCGGCAAGCAGGTCCTTGGCCGTATCTTCAACGTCACCGGCGATCTTGTGGACGAGAACGTGGGTCTGGCCAATCCGGAGCAGCGCTCCCCGATCCACCGCGCCGCTCCGTCCCTGACCGAGCAGTCCGCGAACACGGAAATCCTTCCGACCGGTATCAAGGTCATCGACCTGATCTGCCCGCTGCTGAAGGGCGGCAAGGGCGGCATGTTCGGTGGTGCGGGCGTGGGCAAGACCGTGGTCATCATGGAGCTCATCAACAACATCGCGAAGGCGCACGGTGGTTTCTCCGTGTTCGCTGGCGTGGGTGAGCGCACCCGTGAGGGCAATGACCTCTACTGGGAAATGATCGAGTCCGGCGTTATCGCCACCGAGAAGGACGAGTCCGGCCACATCAAGCTGGATGACAAGGGCAACCCAGTCCTCACCGAAGGCTCCAAGGTGGCTCTTTGCTACGGCCAGATGAACGAGCCTCCCGGCGCCCGTCTCCGCGTCGCGCTCTCCGCCCTGACCATGGCCGAGCACTTCCGCGACCAGGACAACCAGGACGTGCTTCTGTTCGTCGACAACATCTTCCGCTTCTCGCAGGCCGGTTCCGAGGTGTCCGCTCTTCTGGGCCGCACCCCGTCCGCGGTGGGTTACCAGCCGACCCTCTCCGAGGAAATGGCGTCCCTCCAGGAGCGCATCACCTCCACCAACAAGGGCTCCATCACCTCCATCCAGGCGGTGTACGTGCCGGCGGACGACCTGACCGACCCGGCTCCGGCGAACACCTTCGCCCACCTTGACGCGACAGTCGTGCTTGAGCGCTCCCTTGCCGAGCAGGCGCTCTTCCCGGCGGTCGACCCGCTCGCCTCCACCTCCAAGGCGCTCGCGCCGGAAGTCGTGGGTGCCGAGCACTACCGCGTGGCCCGTGGCGTCCAGCAGATCCTGCAGCGCTACAAGGACCTCCAGGACATCATCGCGATTCTCGGCATGGACGAGCTTTCCGACGCGGACAAGCTCACCGTGTTCCGTGCTCGCAAGATCCAGCGCTTCCTCACCCAGCCCTTCCACGTGGCGGAAATCTTCACCAACGTCCCGGGCGCCCTCGTCTCCCTCGAAGACACCGTCCGCGGTTTCGCCGAGATCATCGACGGCAAGTGGGACGATGTGCCGGAAGGCAACTTCTACATGAAGGCCGGCATCGACACCGTCTCCCGCGACTAA
- the atpG gene encoding ATP synthase F1 subunit gamma — MANLRDIRRRIKSVKGTAQITRAMQLVAAAKMKKAQDQAIAGRDYAKQLKEVLVNLKENVAEDAHPLLVKREGNRELVLVVSTDKGLCGALNTNLYKKLRAETSETAEFVTVGRKLRTTLEKLGKHLVADFEIKDPVPFAEARPIAKLLTKLFLDGKYDKVSVAFTNFVSTLRQEPTVVQLLPIDANHLGEDQAYEGMTGIDHGTADKKAALAKDYLFEPSAQDVLGTLLPLYVNFQVYQMIVESRASEHSARMVAMKSATDNAKKFIKELTLEYNKLRQAAITSELLEITTAMKAME; from the coding sequence GCACAGATCACCCGTGCGATGCAGCTTGTTGCTGCCGCCAAGATGAAAAAGGCGCAGGATCAGGCCATCGCCGGCCGTGACTACGCCAAGCAGCTCAAGGAAGTCCTCGTCAACCTCAAGGAGAACGTCGCCGAGGATGCCCACCCGCTGCTCGTGAAGCGCGAGGGCAACCGCGAGCTCGTCCTCGTGGTGTCCACCGACAAGGGTCTTTGCGGCGCGCTCAACACCAACCTCTACAAGAAGCTCCGCGCGGAGACTTCCGAGACCGCCGAGTTCGTGACCGTGGGCCGCAAGCTCCGCACCACCCTTGAGAAACTCGGCAAGCACCTTGTGGCCGACTTCGAGATCAAGGACCCGGTTCCCTTCGCGGAAGCCCGCCCGATCGCGAAGCTGCTCACCAAGCTCTTCCTTGATGGGAAGTACGACAAGGTCAGCGTCGCCTTCACCAACTTCGTCAGCACCCTCCGCCAGGAGCCGACGGTCGTGCAGCTCCTGCCGATCGACGCCAACCACCTCGGCGAGGACCAGGCCTACGAAGGCATGACCGGCATCGACCACGGCACCGCGGACAAGAAGGCCGCTCTGGCCAAGGACTACCTCTTCGAGCCCTCCGCCCAGGACGTCCTCGGCACGCTGCTGCCGCTCTACGTGAACTTCCAGGTCTATCAGATGATCGTGGAATCCCGCGCCTCCGAGCACTCCGCCCGGATGGTCGCCATGAAGAGCGCCACCGACAACGCCAAGAAGTTCATCAAGGAACTCACCCTCGAGTACAACAAGCTGCGCCAGGCGGCCATCACCTCCGAGCTGCTTGAGATCACCACCGCCATGAAGGCGATGGAATAA